From Streptomyces sp. NBC_00683, one genomic window encodes:
- a CDS encoding glycosyl hydrolase family 65 protein, whose translation MSLTRISVLTSLVAGALIAPLPPLSYATGARTAAPVTAPPPASCGRTGHAGARDASGASAASDGASWAPTSTAFGEAAGYDPYVGNGYLGHRVPATGAGYAATGGKTGWPLYTPRYDGAFVSGLYARDKGLAEGREVIAALPSWTTLDVRVGTETFGTGTPAGRVSRYRQTAFLRCGVVVTSLRWTTADGRATDLTYEVLTDRSDVHTGAVRLRMTPHWSGTATVTGRLDERGARRMTVADDGTFRTLGTGTEGAIVQTGTGNGTRTARVEAGRSYTFEKYVGIDTALTSRTPLVSARDASRRAARRGWSGVLAGNAAAWRTAWASDIAVPGSPDLQAWLRAAQYGLLAGTRTGSSDSIAPAGLTSDNYAGMVFWDAETWMYPGLLATRPELARTVVEYRYRTRGAARANAEKLGHSGLFYPWTSASRGRLDSECQSWDPPHCLTQNHLQGDISLAVWQYYLATGDRTWLESRGWPLLEGIADFWQSHATANSDGSYSVRNVAGPDEYSNGVTDGVFTNAVAATALRNATRAAQLLGHPAPAGWTRVADGLRIPYDAERKLFLQYAGYNGSTIKQADTVLLVYPLEWPMEEGAAAATLDYYAARTDPDGPAMTDSVHAIDAAAIGEPGCATYTYLQRAVRPFVRGPFNLFSEARGEKSGAEDPLSGFPAEDFLTGKGGFLQVFTHGLTGLRLREDGVRLDPLLPPQLREGVELTGLRYRGRTYDISIGPRSTTVRLTDGAPFTVHTPSGPRRLSTTLTLPTRRPDLAVTADAARCRPATATSETPGLYAVAAVDGSPSTAWSPEGATGTLAVDLRRVLRVTSITPRWSDTAPASHTLETSLDGGTWRPYRSGDLARQVRVTVRSADAEKPAGVSELVVRGR comes from the coding sequence GTGAGCCTCACGCGCATCTCTGTTCTCACGTCCTTGGTGGCGGGCGCACTGATCGCCCCCCTGCCGCCGCTCTCGTACGCGACCGGCGCGAGGACCGCCGCACCCGTGACGGCGCCACCGCCCGCCTCGTGCGGGCGGACGGGCCACGCGGGCGCCCGGGACGCATCCGGTGCGTCCGCCGCCTCCGACGGCGCCTCCTGGGCGCCGACGTCCACCGCCTTCGGCGAGGCCGCGGGATACGACCCCTACGTCGGCAACGGCTATCTGGGCCACCGGGTGCCCGCCACGGGCGCCGGATACGCGGCGACGGGCGGGAAGACCGGCTGGCCCCTCTACACACCACGGTACGACGGAGCCTTCGTCTCCGGGCTCTACGCCCGCGACAAGGGCCTCGCCGAGGGCCGCGAGGTGATCGCCGCCCTGCCGAGCTGGACCACCCTCGACGTGCGCGTCGGTACGGAGACCTTCGGCACCGGCACTCCCGCCGGCCGCGTCTCGCGGTACCGGCAGACCGCCTTCTTGCGCTGCGGTGTCGTCGTGACCTCGCTGCGCTGGACCACCGCCGACGGCCGGGCGACCGATCTGACGTACGAAGTGCTGACCGACCGCTCCGACGTGCACACCGGGGCCGTACGCCTGCGGATGACCCCGCACTGGAGCGGCACGGCAACGGTCACGGGCCGGCTGGACGAGCGCGGGGCGCGCCGGATGACGGTCGCGGACGACGGCACGTTCCGCACGCTCGGCACGGGCACGGAGGGGGCGATCGTCCAGACGGGTACCGGCAACGGCACCCGGACCGCCCGGGTCGAGGCGGGCCGCTCGTACACGTTCGAGAAGTACGTGGGCATCGACACCGCCCTCACCTCCCGCACCCCCCTCGTCTCCGCGCGCGACGCCTCGCGGCGCGCCGCCCGGCGCGGCTGGTCCGGGGTCCTCGCCGGCAACGCGGCCGCCTGGCGGACCGCCTGGGCCTCCGACATCGCCGTCCCGGGCAGCCCGGATCTGCAGGCCTGGCTGCGTGCCGCGCAGTACGGCCTGCTCGCCGGCACCCGCACAGGTTCCTCGGACAGCATCGCCCCGGCGGGGCTGACCAGCGACAACTACGCAGGCATGGTGTTCTGGGACGCCGAGACGTGGATGTACCCGGGGCTGCTCGCCACCCGCCCCGAACTGGCCCGCACGGTGGTCGAGTACCGCTACCGCACCAGGGGAGCCGCCCGCGCCAACGCCGAGAAGCTGGGCCACAGCGGCCTGTTCTACCCGTGGACGAGCGCGAGCAGGGGCCGGCTCGACTCCGAGTGCCAGAGCTGGGACCCGCCGCACTGCCTCACCCAGAACCACCTCCAGGGCGACATCTCGCTCGCCGTCTGGCAGTACTACCTGGCCACCGGCGACCGGACCTGGCTCGAGAGCCGGGGCTGGCCGCTCCTGGAGGGCATCGCCGACTTCTGGCAGTCACACGCCACGGCGAACAGCGACGGCAGCTACTCGGTGAGGAACGTCGCGGGCCCGGACGAGTACAGCAACGGGGTCACGGACGGGGTCTTCACCAACGCCGTCGCCGCTACCGCTCTGCGCAACGCGACCCGCGCCGCCCAGCTCCTCGGCCACCCGGCACCGGCGGGGTGGACCCGGGTCGCCGACGGGCTCCGCATCCCGTACGACGCCGAGCGGAAGCTGTTCCTCCAGTACGCCGGGTACAACGGCTCGACCATCAAGCAGGCCGACACCGTGCTGCTCGTCTACCCGCTGGAGTGGCCGATGGAGGAGGGTGCCGCCGCCGCGACACTCGACTACTACGCCGCGCGCACCGATCCGGACGGCCCCGCGATGACGGACTCGGTGCACGCGATCGACGCGGCCGCGATCGGGGAACCCGGCTGCGCCACGTACACGTATCTCCAGCGTGCCGTACGGCCGTTCGTCCGCGGCCCCTTCAACCTCTTCTCCGAGGCACGCGGCGAGAAGTCCGGCGCCGAGGACCCGCTCTCCGGCTTCCCCGCCGAGGACTTCCTCACCGGCAAGGGCGGCTTCCTCCAGGTCTTCACCCACGGCCTGACGGGCCTCCGGCTGCGCGAGGACGGCGTACGGCTCGACCCGCTCCTGCCGCCCCAGCTCCGCGAGGGCGTGGAACTGACAGGGCTGCGCTACCGGGGCCGTACGTACGACATCTCGATCGGCCCCCGCAGCACCACGGTCCGGCTGACGGACGGCGCCCCGTTCACGGTCCACACCCCGTCGGGCCCGCGCCGCCTCTCCACCACGCTCACCCTCCCCACCCGCCGTCCCGACCTCGCCGTGACGGCGGACGCCGCGCGATGCCGCCCCGCGACGGCCACCTCCGAGACCCCCGGCCTGTACGCCGTCGCGGCGGTGGACGGCAGCCCGTCGACGGCCTGGTCCCCCGAGGGCGCGACAGGAACCCTGGCGGTGGACCTGCGCCGGGTCCTGCGGGTCACCTCGATCACCCCCCGGTGGTCCGACACCGCTCCCGCCTCCCACACCCTGGAGACGTCGCTCGACGGCGGGACCTGGCGGCCGTACCGGTCCGGGGACCTCGCGCGCCAGGTGCGGGTGACGGTGCGCTCGGCGGACGCGGAGAAGCCGGCGGGAGTGAGCGAACTGGTCGTCCGCGGCCGGTGA
- a CDS encoding LacI family DNA-binding transcriptional regulator: MNRGAPTLEDVAQQAGVSRATVSRVVNGVRNVDPAIQDLVRVAIERTGYTPNRAARFLVTRRAGTIALIISGAGDEFAAQVFADPFFGRVVDGAMGYLRSRAIHPVLLFAESEAAREQVVDYARQGNVDGTLVVSLQAPDPLPQLLASAGIPTVLYARPAQPQPFSFVDLDNYSGAELAAEHLLARGCRRIAAIPAPQNLPAARARLDGFRDALAAAGHPAPLIAEGTFTLDSGAAAMSRLLEEDPSVDGVFAANDLMAQGACQLLRERRRRIPQDVAVVGFDDSSAASVCRPPLTTVRQPVEKMAETMAKLLCEHVEGVRSEPTSVVFEPELVVRESA; this comes from the coding sequence ATGAACCGAGGGGCACCGACACTGGAAGACGTCGCGCAGCAGGCGGGGGTGTCCCGCGCCACTGTGTCGAGGGTGGTCAACGGTGTGCGCAACGTCGACCCCGCCATCCAGGACCTGGTCCGTGTCGCGATCGAACGGACGGGGTACACCCCGAACCGCGCGGCGAGGTTCCTCGTCACCCGGCGCGCGGGCACGATCGCGCTCATCATCTCGGGCGCGGGTGACGAGTTCGCCGCCCAGGTGTTCGCGGACCCGTTCTTCGGACGGGTGGTCGACGGCGCCATGGGGTACCTGCGGAGCCGTGCCATCCACCCGGTGCTCCTGTTCGCGGAGTCGGAGGCGGCCAGGGAGCAGGTCGTCGACTACGCGCGGCAGGGCAACGTGGACGGCACCCTCGTGGTGTCGCTCCAAGCGCCGGACCCGCTGCCGCAGTTGCTCGCCTCGGCCGGGATCCCCACCGTCCTGTACGCACGGCCGGCCCAGCCCCAGCCGTTCAGCTTCGTGGACCTGGACAACTACTCCGGGGCCGAGCTGGCCGCGGAGCACCTGCTCGCCCGCGGCTGCCGGCGCATCGCCGCGATCCCCGCTCCGCAGAACCTTCCCGCCGCCCGGGCCCGGCTCGACGGTTTCCGTGACGCGCTGGCCGCCGCCGGCCACCCCGCCCCGCTGATCGCCGAGGGCACGTTCACCCTCGACAGCGGCGCGGCGGCGATGAGCCGGCTCCTGGAGGAGGACCCCTCCGTCGACGGCGTCTTCGCGGCCAACGACCTGATGGCACAGGGCGCCTGCCAACTCCTGCGTGAGCGCCGGCGGCGCATACCGCAGGACGTCGCGGTCGTCGGTTTCGACGACTCGAGCGCCGCTTCGGTGTGCCGACCGCCGCTGACCACGGTCCGTCAGCCGGTGGAGAAGATGGCCGAAACCATGGCCAAGCTCCTGTGCGAACACGTCGAAGGCGTGCGCTCCGAGCCGACGTCGGTCGTCTTCGAACCGGAACTGGTCGTACGCGAGTCCGCCTGA
- the ychF gene encoding redox-regulated ATPase YchF, protein MSLTIGIVGLPNVGKSTLFNALTKNDVLAANYPFATIEPNVGVVGVPDPRLHTLAEIFGSQKLLPATVDFVDIAGIVRGASEGEGLGNKFLANIRESDAICQVIRAFKDENVVHVDGKVSPKDDIETINTELILADLQSVEKAVPRLTKEARLQKEKVAVLAAVEEAQKILEAGDTLFSVGITAATEKGQLLHELHLLTTKPFLYVFNVDEDELVDEDFKNEQRALVAPAEAIFLNAKIESELIELDDDEALELLQSMGQEEPGLATLGRVGFDTLGLQTYLTAGPKETRAWTIKKGATAPEAAGVIHTDFQKGFIKAEIISFDDLVETGSVAEARAKGKARMEGKDYVMQDGDVVEFRFNV, encoded by the coding sequence GTGTCGCTCACGATCGGAATCGTCGGCCTGCCGAATGTCGGCAAGTCGACCCTGTTCAACGCCCTGACCAAGAACGACGTGCTGGCGGCCAACTACCCGTTCGCCACCATCGAGCCGAACGTCGGAGTCGTGGGTGTCCCCGACCCGCGCCTGCACACGCTCGCCGAGATCTTCGGCTCGCAGAAGCTGCTCCCCGCCACCGTCGACTTCGTCGACATCGCGGGCATCGTGCGCGGCGCGAGCGAGGGCGAGGGCCTGGGCAACAAGTTCCTCGCGAACATCCGCGAGTCCGATGCGATCTGCCAGGTCATCCGTGCCTTCAAGGACGAGAACGTCGTCCACGTCGACGGCAAGGTCTCGCCCAAGGACGACATCGAGACGATCAACACCGAGCTGATCCTGGCCGACCTCCAGTCCGTCGAGAAGGCCGTCCCGCGCCTGACGAAGGAGGCCCGCCTCCAGAAGGAGAAGGTCGCCGTCCTCGCCGCGGTCGAGGAGGCCCAGAAGATCCTCGAGGCGGGCGACACGCTCTTCTCCGTGGGCATCACCGCGGCCACGGAGAAGGGACAGCTCCTGCACGAGCTGCACCTGCTCACGACGAAGCCGTTCCTGTACGTCTTCAACGTCGACGAGGACGAGCTGGTCGACGAGGACTTCAAGAACGAGCAGCGCGCCCTCGTCGCCCCGGCCGAGGCCATCTTCCTCAACGCCAAGATCGAGTCCGAGCTGATCGAGCTCGACGACGACGAGGCCCTCGAGCTCCTCCAGTCCATGGGCCAGGAAGAGCCCGGCCTGGCGACCCTCGGCCGCGTCGGCTTCGACACGCTGGGCCTTCAGACCTACCTCACGGCAGGCCCGAAGGAGACCCGCGCCTGGACGATCAAGAAGGGCGCCACGGCCCCCGAGGCGGCCGGTGTGATCCACACCGACTTCCAGAAGGGCTTCATCAAGGCGGAGATCATCTCCTTCGACGACCTGGTCGAGACGGGCTCGGTCGCCGAGGCCCGCGCCAAGGGCAAGGCGCGCATGGAGGGCAAGGACTACGTCATGCAGGACGGCGACGTGGTGGAGTTCCGCTTCAACGTGTGA
- a CDS encoding DUF6542 domain-containing protein → MEQHRTRTPQRRQPQQAPLSPPGGLGEAAACPVPAGVGVAVAPGPAPRSRTVAPVVLALRRFPNPRLTGIGAGLFAALAMFLLACLDQLLLGGSEVVYGVLFLPVSALTALWVRPADLVTAPISVPIAFAVGVIPVAGGTGGFGGQTMAVVTALAVHAGWLYGGTLIAGIIATVRKIRHMRERQRYLARTGQGARRPRS, encoded by the coding sequence GTGGAGCAGCACAGGACACGTACCCCGCAGCGCAGGCAGCCCCAGCAGGCCCCGCTGTCCCCGCCGGGCGGCCTCGGCGAGGCCGCGGCCTGTCCGGTGCCGGCAGGCGTGGGAGTAGCGGTCGCACCGGGGCCGGCACCCAGGTCCCGCACCGTCGCACCGGTGGTGCTCGCGCTGCGCAGGTTTCCCAACCCCCGGCTGACCGGCATCGGCGCCGGGCTCTTCGCCGCCCTGGCCATGTTCCTGCTGGCCTGCCTGGACCAGTTGCTCCTCGGCGGTTCCGAGGTCGTGTACGGGGTGCTGTTCCTGCCCGTCAGCGCGCTGACGGCGCTCTGGGTGCGGCCCGCCGACCTGGTCACGGCACCGATCAGTGTGCCCATCGCCTTCGCCGTCGGTGTGATCCCCGTCGCCGGGGGCACGGGCGGCTTCGGCGGGCAGACGATGGCCGTCGTCACCGCGCTCGCCGTCCATGCCGGCTGGCTGTACGGCGGCACGCTCATCGCCGGGATCATCGCGACCGTCCGGAAGATCCGGCACATGCGGGAGCGGCAGCGGTACCTGGCCAGGACCGGTCAGGGTGCGCGCCGCCCCCGCTCGTAG
- the ppgK gene encoding polyphosphate--glucose phosphotransferase has protein sequence MEIFGVDIGGSGIKGAPVDLDRGELAQERHKVLTPHPATPASVADGVAEVVGHFDWRGPVGITFPGVVTGGITRTAANVDKDWIDTDARALLSDRIGQPVTILNDADAAGIAEMTFGAGRGRKGTVIMLTLGTGIGSALFTGGQLVPNTELGHLELHGHDAEKRASTKAKEDEDLSWHHWAHRVQKYLVHVEMLFSPELFIIGGGVSRKAEKFLPLIEHVRAEMVPAELQNNAGIVGAAMAAAGN, from the coding sequence ATGGAGATCTTCGGTGTGGACATCGGCGGGTCAGGGATCAAGGGTGCGCCCGTGGACCTGGACCGCGGAGAGCTGGCGCAGGAGCGCCACAAGGTACTGACACCGCATCCGGCCACGCCCGCGAGCGTGGCCGACGGTGTGGCCGAGGTCGTCGGCCACTTCGACTGGCGGGGCCCGGTCGGCATCACGTTCCCCGGGGTGGTCACGGGCGGCATCACGCGTACCGCGGCCAACGTGGACAAGGACTGGATCGACACGGACGCCCGTGCGCTGCTCAGCGACCGCATCGGGCAGCCGGTCACGATCCTCAACGACGCCGACGCGGCCGGAATCGCCGAGATGACCTTCGGCGCGGGCCGCGGCCGCAAGGGCACGGTGATCATGCTGACCCTGGGTACGGGAATCGGCAGCGCCCTCTTCACAGGCGGTCAGCTGGTCCCCAACACCGAGCTCGGCCACCTGGAGCTGCACGGGCACGACGCGGAGAAGCGCGCCTCCACGAAGGCCAAGGAGGACGAGGACCTGAGCTGGCACCACTGGGCGCACCGGGTGCAGAAGTACCTGGTCCACGTGGAGATGCTGTTCTCGCCCGAGCTCTTCATCATCGGCGGGGGAGTCAGCCGCAAGGCGGAGAAGTTCCTCCCCCTCATCGAACACGTACGGGCCGAGATGGTTCCGGCCGAGCTGCAGAACAACGCGGGCATCGTGGGCGCGGCCATGGCGGCCGCGGGGAACTGA
- a CDS encoding 4-hydroxy-3-methylbut-2-enyl diphosphate reductase, which produces MGRMTATPARRVLLAAPRGYCAGVDRAVIAVEKALEQYGAPIYVRHEIVHNKYVVQTLEKKGAIFVDVTAEVPEGSIVMFSAHGVAPTVHAEAAERKLATIDATCPLVTKVHKEAVRFAKEDYDILLIGHEGHEEVIGTSGEAPDHITLVDGPEDVAGVSVRDESKVVWLSQTTLSVDETMETVDALKEKFPKLISPPSDDICYATQNRQIAVKKLAEDAELVIVVGSKNSSNSIRMVEVALDAGAPAAHLVDFAAEIDESWLEGVSTVGLTSGASVPDVLVDGVLEWLAERGYGDVETVKTADESITFSLPKELRRDLRAEAAALSAE; this is translated from the coding sequence ATGGGACGCATGACTGCTACTCCTGCCCGCCGTGTCCTTCTCGCCGCTCCCCGTGGCTACTGCGCGGGCGTGGACCGTGCCGTGATCGCCGTCGAGAAGGCCCTGGAGCAGTACGGGGCCCCGATCTACGTCCGGCACGAGATCGTGCACAACAAGTACGTCGTGCAGACCCTGGAGAAGAAGGGCGCGATCTTCGTCGACGTCACCGCGGAGGTCCCCGAGGGCTCCATCGTGATGTTCTCGGCCCACGGCGTCGCGCCGACCGTCCACGCGGAGGCCGCCGAGCGCAAGCTCGCCACCATCGACGCGACCTGCCCGCTCGTCACCAAGGTCCACAAGGAAGCCGTCCGCTTCGCCAAGGAGGACTACGACATCCTCCTGATCGGCCACGAGGGCCACGAGGAAGTCATCGGCACGAGCGGTGAGGCCCCCGACCACATCACGCTGGTCGACGGCCCCGAGGACGTCGCGGGCGTCTCCGTACGCGACGAGTCGAAGGTCGTCTGGCTCTCCCAGACCACGCTCTCCGTCGACGAGACGATGGAGACGGTGGACGCGCTCAAGGAGAAGTTCCCGAAGCTGATCTCCCCGCCGAGCGACGACATCTGCTACGCCACGCAGAACCGTCAGATCGCGGTGAAGAAGCTGGCCGAGGACGCCGAGCTGGTCATCGTCGTCGGCTCCAAGAACTCGTCGAACTCGATCCGCATGGTCGAGGTCGCCCTGGACGCCGGCGCGCCCGCCGCGCACCTGGTGGACTTCGCCGCAGAGATCGACGAGAGCTGGCTGGAAGGCGTCAGCACGGTCGGCCTCACCTCGGGTGCCTCGGTCCCCGACGTCCTGGTCGACGGAGTGCTGGAGTGGCTGGCCGAGCGGGGTTACGGCGACGTCGAGACGGTGAAGACCGCGGACGAGTCGATCACCTTCTCGCTGCCCAAGGAGCTCCGCAGGGACCTGCGCGCCGAGGCGGCGGCACTCTCCGCCGAGTAA
- a CDS encoding APC family permease, with translation MAGSSVDGGRLRRTLGFRDLVVYGLLFIAPMAPVGVFGTLDAKSDGAVALVYVVATVVMAFTAFSYAQMVRVAPLAGSVFAYARKGLGEGPGFIAGWMAMLDYLLIPAVAYLFSGIAMNALVPEVSRWVWTAIAVAVTTLLNLWGVRAAARVGFAVLAMEIVVLLVFVVSAVVVLARDGAQRGWLTPFTGDTGFSMTAVLGAVSVAVLSYLGFDAIASFAEEVTGGSAKVARAVLFCLVLAGVLFVVQSYLAALLEPVSSAELAANPVMQGSAFYDAVDASVGTWLHDLVAVSKAIGAAFAALAGQAAAGRLVFAMAREHRLPSFLARVDGGSGVPRVAIGGAAIVTLVAAVWAARRDDGLDHLVSVVNVGALTAFVLLHASVVGWFAVRRMEGPPNWWRHVLLPVVGAGVLIAVILEATTSAQLVGLCWLGIGLVVLGAQWGRRAV, from the coding sequence ATGGCGGGCAGCAGCGTGGACGGCGGAAGGCTGCGACGCACGCTCGGCTTCCGGGACCTGGTGGTCTACGGGCTGCTGTTCATCGCCCCCATGGCCCCGGTCGGCGTGTTCGGCACGCTCGACGCGAAGTCCGACGGCGCTGTCGCGCTGGTCTATGTCGTGGCGACCGTCGTGATGGCCTTCACCGCCTTCAGTTACGCCCAGATGGTGCGCGTGGCCCCGCTGGCGGGTTCCGTCTTCGCGTACGCCCGCAAGGGGCTCGGGGAAGGGCCGGGCTTCATCGCGGGCTGGATGGCGATGCTCGATTACCTGCTCATTCCGGCGGTCGCCTATCTCTTCTCCGGGATCGCGATGAACGCGCTCGTCCCGGAGGTGTCGCGGTGGGTGTGGACGGCGATCGCGGTGGCCGTGACCACGCTGCTCAACCTGTGGGGGGTGAGGGCGGCGGCCCGGGTGGGCTTCGCGGTGCTCGCCATGGAAATCGTGGTGCTGCTGGTGTTCGTGGTGTCCGCGGTGGTGGTGCTGGCCAGGGACGGGGCGCAGCGCGGCTGGCTGACGCCGTTCACCGGGGACACCGGTTTCTCGATGACGGCGGTGCTGGGGGCGGTGTCCGTCGCGGTGCTGTCGTACCTGGGCTTCGACGCGATCGCCTCGTTCGCGGAGGAGGTGACGGGGGGTTCGGCGAAGGTGGCGCGGGCGGTGCTGTTCTGTCTCGTCCTCGCCGGGGTGCTGTTCGTGGTCCAGTCGTACCTGGCGGCGCTGCTGGAGCCCGTGAGCTCGGCGGAGCTGGCGGCGAACCCGGTGATGCAGGGGTCGGCGTTCTACGACGCGGTGGACGCCTCGGTCGGGACGTGGCTGCACGATCTGGTGGCCGTGAGCAAGGCCATCGGGGCGGCCTTCGCCGCGCTGGCCGGGCAGGCCGCGGCCGGGCGGCTGGTGTTCGCCATGGCCCGGGAGCACCGTCTGCCGTCGTTCCTCGCCCGGGTCGACGGCGGGTCCGGGGTACCGCGCGTCGCGATCGGGGGCGCCGCGATCGTGACGCTGGTGGCGGCGGTGTGGGCGGCCCGGCGCGACGACGGGCTCGACCATCTGGTGTCGGTCGTGAACGTGGGCGCCCTCACGGCGTTCGTGCTGCTGCACGCGTCGGTGGTGGGCTGGTTCGCCGTACGCCGGATGGAGGGCCCGCCGAACTGGTGGCGGCATGTGCTCCTGCCGGTCGTGGGCGCCGGCGTGCTGATCGCGGTCATCCTGGAGGCGACGACGAGCGCCCAGCTGGTGGGGCTGTGCTGGCTGGGGATCGGCCTGGTGGTGCTGGGGGCCCAGTGGGGGCGGCGGGCGGTCTGA